From one Anaeromyxobacter diazotrophicus genomic stretch:
- a CDS encoding MnhB domain-containing protein encodes MSARGRAAVLWAGLLVLAAALAAGLARLPPAGEGASAYGDLLARRSAPERSAGDAVAAVNFDYRGFDTLGEELILFTAVAGAGLLLRQGPRREGHAEERDRAAGRRPPPTSSAVRVLGGGLAGAGVCLGLYLATHGQVSPGGGFQGGVVLATVPLSVYLAMEADVFRRIAPRLLVAIGEGAGIGLYAATGLLGLLARRAYLENVLPAGQIGDVLSAGTILPLNLAVALAVAGGLLLLLTVFLAEALEERLEGGW; translated from the coding sequence GTGAGCGCGCGCGGGCGCGCGGCCGTGCTGTGGGCGGGGCTCCTGGTCCTCGCCGCCGCGCTCGCCGCCGGCCTGGCGCGCCTGCCGCCCGCGGGGGAGGGGGCGAGCGCCTACGGCGATCTCCTGGCGCGGCGGTCCGCGCCCGAGCGGAGCGCCGGGGACGCGGTGGCGGCCGTCAACTTCGACTACCGCGGCTTCGACACGCTCGGCGAGGAGCTCATCCTCTTCACGGCGGTCGCGGGCGCGGGCCTCCTGCTCCGGCAGGGCCCGCGCCGCGAGGGCCACGCGGAGGAGCGCGACCGCGCGGCCGGCCGGCGGCCGCCCCCCACCAGCAGCGCGGTGCGCGTGCTCGGCGGGGGGCTCGCGGGCGCCGGCGTCTGCCTCGGCCTCTACCTCGCCACCCACGGGCAGGTCTCGCCCGGCGGCGGGTTCCAGGGCGGGGTGGTGCTCGCGACGGTGCCGCTCTCGGTCTACCTCGCGATGGAGGCGGACGTCTTCCGCCGGATCGCGCCGCGCCTGCTGGTCGCGATCGGCGAGGGCGCCGGGATCGGCCTCTACGCCGCGACCGGGCTCCTCGGGCTCCTCGCCCGCCGGGCCTACCTCGAGAACGTGCTGCCGGCCGGGCAGATCGGGGACGTGCTCTCGGCCGGCACCATCCTCCCGCTCAACCTGGCGGTGGCGCTCGCGGTCGCCGGCGGGCTCCTGCTCCTCCTCACCGTCTTCCTGGCCGAGGCGCTCGAGGAGCGGCTGGAGGGGGGCTGGTGA
- a CDS encoding monovalent cation/H(+) antiporter subunit G, whose amino-acid sequence MSWGALQHGLAALLAGAAVLLTLACALGLAVMRDPWQRLHFVAPPSTLGAALLTGAIALEAGPLAAVKPLLVTALLTVLNGVVTHALARAAFVRQHRRWPPEREEGA is encoded by the coding sequence GTGAGCTGGGGCGCGCTCCAGCACGGGCTCGCGGCGCTCCTGGCCGGCGCCGCCGTGCTGCTCACGCTCGCCTGCGCGCTCGGGCTGGCCGTGATGCGCGACCCGTGGCAGCGGCTCCACTTCGTGGCGCCGCCCTCGACGCTGGGCGCGGCGCTGCTCACCGGCGCCATCGCGCTCGAGGCGGGCCCGCTCGCGGCGGTGAAGCCGCTCCTCGTCACCGCGCTCCTGACGGTGCTGAACGGGGTGGTGACGCACGCGCTGGCGCGCGCCGCCTTCGTGCGCCAGCACCGGCGCTGGCCGCCGGAGCGGGAGGAGGGCGCGTGA
- a CDS encoding CBS domain-containing protein gives MPSIEKYIKRDVIALDASTTCADAAHLMEARRIGSVGVRRDGKLVGLVTERDLVYGVMAKGESLQKPLGEVMRADRPAVTPTTTERDAAHLMQAHQTRHLLVKSDGEAIGVISMLDVLSLMLEDNRFLIEQLHTYIRGGRGG, from the coding sequence ATGCCCAGCATCGAGAAGTACATCAAGCGCGACGTCATCGCCCTCGACGCGTCCACGACCTGCGCCGACGCCGCCCACCTCATGGAGGCGCGGCGCATCGGCTCGGTCGGCGTGCGGCGCGACGGCAAGCTCGTCGGCCTCGTCACCGAGCGCGACCTCGTCTACGGCGTCATGGCCAAGGGCGAGAGCCTGCAGAAGCCGCTCGGCGAGGTCATGCGCGCGGACCGGCCGGCGGTGACGCCCACCACCACCGAGCGGGACGCCGCGCACCTCATGCAGGCGCACCAGACGCGGCACCTGCTGGTGAAGAGCGACGGCGAGGCGATCGGGGTCATCTCCATGCTCGACGTGCTGTCGCTCATGCTCGAGGACAACCGCTTCCTCATCGAGCAGCTGCACACGTACATCCGCGGCGGCCGCGGCGGGTAG
- a CDS encoding monovalent cation/H+ antiporter complex subunit F, with product MIFRLAAAGLFLALLGPVVVVLRGDPVDRAAGLQMAGVILTLLLLALAQAFGPAAFQDLALTLGVMSFGGGLVFARFLERWL from the coding sequence GTGATCTTCCGGCTCGCCGCCGCCGGCCTCTTCCTGGCGCTGCTCGGGCCGGTGGTGGTCGTGCTGCGGGGCGACCCGGTCGACCGCGCCGCCGGGCTGCAGATGGCGGGGGTGATCCTGACGCTCCTCCTGCTCGCCCTGGCGCAGGCCTTCGGGCCGGCCGCGTTCCAGGACCTGGCCCTCACCCTGGGGGTGATGTCCTTCGGCGGCGGCCTCGTCTTCGCGCGCTTCCTGGAGCGGTGGCTGTGA
- a CDS encoding Na(+)/H(+) antiporter subunit B — translation MIEALRIAVLVLAAAVGTGVVLTREPLAQALVVSLFGLVLALLFFLHQAPDVALSQLVVGAVALPLVILLSLAKIRRDAERHRRERTGGAAR, via the coding sequence GTGATCGAGGCGCTCCGGATCGCCGTGCTCGTGCTGGCCGCCGCCGTGGGGACCGGGGTGGTGCTCACCCGCGAGCCGCTGGCGCAGGCGCTCGTGGTGAGCCTCTTCGGGCTCGTGCTGGCGCTGCTCTTCTTCCTGCACCAGGCGCCGGACGTGGCGCTCTCGCAGCTCGTGGTGGGGGCGGTGGCGCTGCCGCTCGTCATCCTGCTCTCGCTGGCGAAGATCCGGCGCGACGCGGAGCGCCACCGGCGCGAGCGCACCGGCGGGGCGGCGCGGTGA
- a CDS encoding sodium:proton antiporter — MTLAGAAGALPWAAAAWLLLCGVWGVATSKNLVHLVVCLSVVQSSTYLVLLGVGWRRGGAAPLTLPSDGYPPPGAPLVDPIVQALMLTDVVVGATVTALLLALVVKAHAAAHSLHPDRLTRLRG; from the coding sequence GTGACGCTCGCGGGCGCCGCCGGAGCGCTGCCGTGGGCCGCCGCCGCCTGGCTCCTGCTCTGCGGCGTGTGGGGCGTCGCGACCAGCAAGAACCTGGTCCACCTGGTGGTGTGCCTCTCGGTGGTGCAGAGCTCGACCTACCTCGTGCTCCTCGGCGTGGGCTGGCGGCGCGGCGGGGCGGCGCCGCTCACGCTGCCGTCCGACGGCTACCCCCCGCCCGGCGCGCCGCTGGTGGACCCCATCGTGCAGGCGCTCATGCTGACCGACGTGGTGGTAGGGGCGACGGTGACGGCGCTCCTGCTCGCGCTGGTGGTGAAGGCGCACGCCGCCGCGCACTCGCTCCACCCCGACCGCCTGACGCGGCTCAGGGGCTAG